A genomic region of Betaproteobacteria bacterium contains the following coding sequences:
- a CDS encoding ornithine cyclodeaminase family protein, whose amino-acid sequence AGADVVNVMTRSDTPVFDGRLLEPGQHVNAAGGNALDRREVDLETVRRARVVVDSREVARGECGDLLPAIEQGLLYWEQVPDLGEVLIGQRPGRTSDADITLFESHGMALQDIYTGRHVLEVARAQNIGVDLPIGG is encoded by the coding sequence CGCCGGCGCGGACGTCGTCAACGTCATGACGCGCTCGGATACACCGGTGTTCGACGGCCGCCTGCTCGAGCCCGGACAACACGTCAACGCCGCCGGCGGCAACGCGCTAGATCGGCGGGAAGTCGATCTCGAGACGGTCAGGCGTGCACGCGTGGTGGTCGATTCGCGCGAAGTGGCCCGTGGCGAATGCGGCGATTTGCTGCCCGCGATCGAGCAGGGGCTGCTCTACTGGGAACAGGTTCCGGACCTCGGCGAGGTGCTGATCGGACAGCGCCCCGGGCGCACGTCGGATGCCGACATCACACTGTTCGAATCGCACGGCATGGCGCTGCAGGATATCTATACCGGACGCCACGTCCTGGAGGTGGCGCGCGCCCAAAACATCGGCGTCGATCTGCCGATCGGAGGTTGA
- a CDS encoding MFS transporter: protein MRLKARPPLDPIYLLTAIVVLVHVSFGGSRILLSLYALTLGGTPLVIGLLISVYALAPMFVSVKAGRMADRIGHRVPMFYGALGLMVGLMIPALWRGLPALFLSAAIVGGSFAFFNVAAQALAGAMSPPERRSFNFSTLSMGYSIASLTGPLVVGFSVDHAGSVWAYAILSAILLLPAAILSSKRRIPMARSGGEVGGKRSVLDLLRNRGLLAIFVASGACVTGWDLFTFFMPIYGTRIGLSATMIGVVISTFGAATLAVRVFIPKLTRRFGEPRTLGWAMALGAGAFASVPLFENVAFLMLAAFVMGLGLGCGQPLTMMITYNRSPAGRAGEANGIRQMANNLTHMFVPLLFGAAGSVFGMGPVFWVNSFILLGGAFLGSKRF from the coding sequence ATCCGCTTGAAAGCCCGCCCGCCGCTCGACCCGATCTATCTGCTCACGGCGATCGTCGTACTGGTTCACGTGAGCTTCGGCGGCAGCCGGATCCTGCTTTCGCTGTATGCGCTCACCCTCGGCGGCACGCCGCTGGTGATCGGTCTGCTGATCTCGGTGTACGCGCTCGCGCCGATGTTCGTCTCGGTGAAGGCCGGGCGCATGGCCGATCGGATCGGTCACCGCGTGCCGATGTTCTACGGGGCGCTGGGACTGATGGTGGGGCTCATGATCCCGGCGCTGTGGCGCGGGTTGCCGGCGCTGTTTCTTTCGGCCGCGATCGTGGGCGGGAGCTTTGCCTTCTTCAACGTGGCGGCGCAGGCGCTCGCAGGCGCGATGAGCCCGCCCGAGCGGCGCTCGTTCAATTTCAGCACCCTCTCGATGGGCTACTCCATCGCGAGCCTCACCGGCCCGCTGGTGGTGGGCTTCTCGGTCGATCACGCGGGGTCGGTCTGGGCCTATGCCATCCTGAGCGCCATCCTGCTCCTTCCCGCCGCTATTCTTTCGTCGAAGCGGCGCATTCCGATGGCGCGCTCCGGGGGCGAGGTGGGCGGCAAGCGCAGCGTGCTCGACCTTCTGCGCAATCGCGGATTGCTCGCGATCTTCGTTGCCAGCGGCGCCTGCGTCACGGGCTGGGATTTGTTCACGTTCTTCATGCCCATCTACGGCACCCGCATCGGCCTGTCGGCGACGATGATCGGCGTGGTCATCAGCACCTTCGGGGCCGCGACCCTGGCAGTGCGGGTCTTCATTCCGAAGCTCACCCGGCGCTTCGGCGAACCGCGCACGCTGGGGTGGGCGATGGCGCTCGGCGCCGGTGCGTTCGCATCGGTCCCGCTGTTCGAGAACGTAGCGTTTCTCATGCTCGCCGCCTTCGTGATGGGGCTGGGGCTGGGCTGCGGCCAGCCGCTCACCATGATGATCACCTACAACCGTTCGCCGGCCGGTCGCGCGGGGGAAGCGAACGGCATCCGGCAGATGGCGAACAACCTGACCCACATGTTCGTGCCGCTGCTGTTCGGCGCGGCCGGGTCGGTGTTCGGCATGGGCCCGGTGTTCTGGGTCAACAGTTTCATTCTGCTCGGCGGCGCGTTCCTGGGCTCGAAGCGGTTCTGA